GCTCGCCGCGGCGGTGACGGCCCTGGTCGGCAAGTACCACCACGAGGGCGCGGAAGGCGGGCGCGACCACCGGGTCGTCGTCGCCGTCCACCCCGCCGTGCCCTCCGCCGCCGCGCCGGCGGAGGCGGACCGATCCACGACGCAGGAGACCTGACATGCACGAGTTCGAGGTGCGCGAAGAGATCGCGCTCGACGCGACACCCGAGGAAGTCTGGGAGGCGATCGCCACCGGCCCCGGCGTCGACTCCTGGTTCATGGGCCGCAACCACATCGAGCCGGGTGAGGGCGGCGCGCTGACCCACGAGGTGATGGGGCAGACCTCCACGGCCACCGTCACCGGCTGGGACCCGGGCCGGCGCTTCGCCTATGAGAGCGACAAGAACCCCGACGGCACGTTCATGGCCTTCGAGTACCTCATCGAGGGACGCGAGGGCGGCAGCACCGTGCTCCGCATGGTGCACAACGGCTTCCTCGGCGACGACTGGGAGGCCCAGTACGAGGCGCTGAAGAAGGGCGACGGCCACTACCTCAAGAAGCTCGCCGCCTACCTCCGGCACTTCCCCGGGCGGACGTCGCGGTTCGGCTTCCTGGTGCCGGGCCCGCGGGTTCCCGACCACGCCCGCCTGTGGGACGGCTTCAGGAGCGCGCTCGGCGTCACCGGCGAGCTCACACCCGGCACGCCCGTGCGCATCGCGGTGGACGGCGTGGCCCCGGCCGACGGCGTCGTCGTCAGCACCGACTATCCGACCATCCCGAGCGTGTGCACCGGCGACTCGCTGTACACGTTCATGTGCGGCTACCGCGACACGGTCGTCGTCGAGCAGCACTGCTTCGCCGACGGCGTCGACGGCGACGCGGCCCGTGAGGCCTGGGCGGCCTGGGCGGCCCGCACCTACGCCTGACCTGCCCGGCCCGCCTGACACGCCGGTCCGCGTGCGCGCCACGGCGCGCGCGCGGACCGGGCAGGATGCACCCATGAAGTACATGCTGATGATCTACAACAACCCCGCCACCCTGGCGGCCATGTCCGACGCCGAGCGCGACGGCGTCATGGGCGAGGTGGACGCCATCATCCAGGAGCTGCGGGGGACGGGCGAGTGGGTCGGCGGGGCCGCCCTCGCCGCGGCCGGTGAGGCGAGGACGGTGCGGGTGCGCGGCGGTGTGCCCGCGACGACCGACGGGCCGTACGCCGAGGCCAAGGAGCAGCTCGCCGGCTACATGGTGGTCGACTGCGCGACGCCGGAACGCGCCACGGAGATCGCGCTGCGCTGGCCGGACGCCGAGTTCGGCGCGAT
The Sphaerisporangium krabiense genome window above contains:
- a CDS encoding SRPBCC family protein, with protein sequence MHEFEVREEIALDATPEEVWEAIATGPGVDSWFMGRNHIEPGEGGALTHEVMGQTSTATVTGWDPGRRFAYESDKNPDGTFMAFEYLIEGREGGSTVLRMVHNGFLGDDWEAQYEALKKGDGHYLKKLAAYLRHFPGRTSRFGFLVPGPRVPDHARLWDGFRSALGVTGELTPGTPVRIAVDGVAPADGVVVSTDYPTIPSVCTGDSLYTFMCGYRDTVVVEQHCFADGVDGDAAREAWAAWAARTYA
- a CDS encoding YciI family protein, with protein sequence MKYMLMIYNNPATLAAMSDAERDGVMGEVDAIIQELRGTGEWVGGAALAAAGEARTVRVRGGVPATTDGPYAEAKEQLAGYMVVDCATPERATEIALRWPDAEFGAMEVRPVVGVVDAV